A window of the Garciella nitratireducens DSM 15102 genome harbors these coding sequences:
- a CDS encoding PTS sugar transporter subunit IIB has protein sequence MKRILLACSSGMSTSLLVSKMKEVADQRGLEVEIWAVGNERVDTEMEKADVVFIGPQMRFLKRKLDKKANKIGIQIEVIDPVAYGRMDGEAVLNRALELIN, from the coding sequence ATGAAACGTATACTTTTAGCATGTTCATCTGGAATGTCAACGAGTTTATTGGTTTCAAAAATGAAAGAAGTAGCAGATCAAAGAGGATTAGAAGTTGAAATTTGGGCAGTAGGAAATGAAAGAGTAGATACAGAAATGGAAAAAGCAGATGTAGTATTTATAGGTCCACAGATGAGATTTTTAAAAAGAAAACTTGACAAAAAAGCTAATAAAATAGGAATTCAAATCGAAGTTATTGATCCAGTTGCTTATGGAAGAATGGATGGAGAAGCTGTTTTAAATCGAGCATTGGAATTGATAAATTAA
- the celB gene encoding PTS cellobiose transporter subunit IIC, with protein MNKFMEFLENILLPIADKLNNNRYLTALRDGFMVSLPLIIFGSIFVVIANFPFLDKVLSERAYTAYQNALAPASAATLSIMGLFVIVGIAYKLTHYYGGEAIYGGVVALASYLILTPQTLDGIEGVIPTSSLGAEGMFLGILTAFVSAEVYRFFVNKNVTIKMPPGVPEAVSRSFSALIPISLTLVVFLTIRIIFSFTFFQTAQNFIFTVIQQPLTKLGSGLGATILAVLLIQIFWFFGLHGQIIVNSVFDPIWYALNNQNLQAFQSGQELPNIITKQFIDTFLVGMGGTGMTLAVVILIFLIGRSRQTKELGKLGGPAGIFNVNEPIIFGLPIIMNPLVLIPWILAPIIVTIITYFSMSTGLVPKPAGIIVPWTTPIGLSGFLATGNSWRGAALQIFNLLVVMGIWLPFLKILDKSYYEKEKAKKKE; from the coding sequence ATGAATAAGTTTATGGAGTTTTTGGAAAATATTTTACTTCCAATTGCGGATAAATTAAATAACAATCGATATTTAACGGCTTTACGGGATGGATTTATGGTTTCTTTGCCATTGATTATTTTTGGCTCTATTTTTGTAGTGATTGCAAATTTTCCTTTTTTAGATAAAGTTTTAAGTGAGAGAGCTTATACAGCATATCAGAATGCATTAGCACCAGCTTCTGCAGCTACACTTAGTATTATGGGACTTTTTGTAATTGTTGGAATTGCATATAAATTAACTCATTATTATGGTGGGGAAGCAATTTATGGTGGCGTTGTAGCTTTAGCATCCTATCTTATTTTAACTCCCCAGACATTAGATGGAATAGAAGGAGTTATTCCTACTTCAAGTCTTGGAGCAGAAGGCATGTTCTTAGGAATATTAACTGCTTTTGTTTCTGCTGAAGTATATCGTTTTTTTGTAAATAAAAACGTTACCATCAAGATGCCTCCAGGAGTTCCAGAAGCTGTATCAAGATCTTTTAGTGCTTTGATTCCTATCTCTTTAACATTAGTAGTATTTTTGACCATTCGTATTATTTTTAGTTTTACTTTCTTCCAAACAGCACAAAACTTTATTTTTACTGTTATACAACAACCTTTGACTAAATTAGGCAGTGGATTAGGTGCTACGATTCTTGCGGTTTTACTTATACAAATATTTTGGTTTTTCGGATTACATGGTCAAATTATTGTAAATTCCGTATTTGATCCCATATGGTATGCATTAAATAATCAAAATTTACAGGCATTTCAATCTGGCCAAGAATTACCAAATATTATCACAAAACAATTTATCGATACATTTTTAGTTGGTATGGGTGGTACAGGGATGACTTTAGCGGTTGTTATTTTAATCTTTTTAATTGGACGTAGTAGACAAACTAAGGAATTAGGAAAATTGGGTGGTCCTGCAGGGATATTTAATGTAAACGAACCAATTATTTTTGGACTTCCAATTATCATGAATCCATTAGTTTTAATTCCTTGGATACTAGCACCTATTATAGTTACTATCATTACTTATTTTTCTATGTCAACAGGATTGGTACCAAAACCGGCTGGAATTATTGTTCCTTGGACAACGCCCATTGGTTTAAGCGGATTTTTAGCAACAGGAAATTCTTGGAGAGGAGCAGCATTACAAATCTTTAATCTTTTAGTTGTTATGGGAATTTGGTTGCCTTTTTTAAAAATTTTAGACAAAAGTTATTATGAAAAAGAAAAAGCAAAAAAGAAAGAGTAG
- the thiS gene encoding sulfur carrier protein ThiS, with amino-acid sequence MKVNGKIISLQRKQNLYDFLISQNLNIHTLAVERNGEIIPKSKYKDILLKEEDSLEIVQFIGGG; translated from the coding sequence ATGAAAGTAAATGGGAAAATCATTTCTCTACAAAGAAAACAAAACTTATATGACTTTCTAATATCTCAAAATTTAAATATCCATACCCTAGCTGTAGAAAGAAATGGTGAAATTATTCCGAAATCAAAATATAAAGATATCCTTCTTAAAGAGGAGGATTCTTTAGAAATTGTTCAATTTATAGGAGGAGGTTGA
- the thiH gene encoding 2-iminoacetate synthase ThiH — MDWNQINPIEYLDDMEVIHSDMMEKVISLTNQYDYTKYTEKDVKKALTKDVLCFEDYGALLSPIAMNYLEEMAQRSMFETEKHFGNSICLFTPLYISNYCENECIYCGFHCKNKIQRGKLSYKEIELEMETIARTGLKEILILTGESRNASGVEYIGEAIKLASNYFSTIGIEIYPLNTNEYAYLHKCGADFVSVYQETYNLDKYKKVHLRGPKRIFPYRFYAQERALLGGMRGVSFGALLGLDDFRKDAFATGLHAFFIQQKYPYAEISFSVPRLRPYINHKKSNPLDVGEKQLLQAMLAYRLFMPFTGITISTRESQKFRNHVIGMVATKISAGVNVGVGGHLEKEKGDKQFEISDPRTVKEIHKMILDRGLQPIYNDYIRV, encoded by the coding sequence ATGGATTGGAATCAAATAAACCCTATAGAATATTTAGATGATATGGAAGTTATTCACTCTGATATGATGGAAAAAGTAATTTCTTTAACAAATCAATACGATTATACAAAATATACAGAAAAAGATGTAAAAAAGGCTCTTACAAAGGATGTTCTCTGCTTTGAAGACTATGGAGCTTTATTGTCTCCTATCGCTATGAATTATTTAGAGGAAATGGCCCAAAGATCTATGTTTGAGACAGAAAAACATTTTGGAAACTCTATTTGTTTATTTACACCATTATATATTTCCAATTATTGTGAAAATGAATGCATTTATTGTGGGTTTCATTGTAAAAATAAAATTCAAAGAGGAAAACTTTCTTATAAAGAAATAGAATTAGAAATGGAAACAATTGCAAGAACAGGTTTAAAAGAAATTTTAATTCTGACTGGTGAATCTAGAAATGCATCTGGAGTAGAATATATTGGAGAAGCAATCAAACTCGCAAGCAACTATTTTTCTACCATTGGTATAGAAATTTATCCATTAAATACAAATGAGTATGCCTATCTACACAAATGTGGTGCCGATTTTGTTTCTGTTTATCAGGAGACTTATAATCTTGACAAGTATAAAAAAGTTCATTTAAGAGGACCCAAACGAATTTTCCCTTATCGATTCTATGCACAAGAAAGAGCATTATTAGGTGGTATGAGAGGAGTTAGTTTTGGTGCCCTACTAGGATTAGATGATTTTAGAAAAGATGCTTTTGCAACAGGTTTACATGCATTTTTTATTCAACAAAAATATCCCTACGCTGAAATTTCTTTTTCCGTTCCTCGTTTAAGACCTTATATAAATCATAAAAAAAGTAATCCTTTAGATGTTGGTGAAAAACAGCTTTTGCAAGCAATGCTTGCCTATCGTTTGTTTATGCCTTTTACTGGAATTACCATTTCAACAAGAGAAAGCCAAAAATTTCGTAATCATGTTATTGGAATGGTTGCAACAAAAATATCAGCGGGTGTTAATGTTGGAGTAGGAGGACATTTAGAAAAAGAAAAAGGAGATAAACAATTTGAAATCTCTGATCCAAGAACCGTAAAAGAAATACATAAAATGATCTTAGACAGA
- a CDS encoding PTS lactose/cellobiose transporter subunit IIA, protein MTEIAFQIILHAGNGRSDAMEAIQEAKEGNFEKADKLIKHACEELAKAHEYQTELIQDEARGKQQPVNIMLVHSQDHLMTAITVKDLAIEIVELYRNK, encoded by the coding sequence ATGACAGAAATTGCTTTTCAAATTATTTTACATGCTGGAAATGGTAGATCTGATGCAATGGAAGCTATTCAAGAGGCAAAAGAAGGAAATTTTGAGAAGGCGGATAAATTAATTAAACATGCTTGTGAGGAATTAGCAAAAGCACATGAGTATCAAACAGAACTGATTCAAGATGAAGCAAGAGGAAAACAACAGCCTGTTAATATAATGTTAGTTCATTCTCAAGATCATTTAATGACAGCTATAACAGTGAAAGATCTTGCTATTGAAATTGTTGAATTATATAGAAACAAATAG
- a CDS encoding BglG family transcription antiterminator, whose product METIWKRWNKKIVLYLLLKDISKNIEKGEDDMLASRSKKILQELVATTNPVTGLYLANINQVSVRTIRNDIKNLDFILKANGARISSVMGKGYQLEILNYENFNEFIKNFINQSSFQNSYVPKTSEERVIYIIKKLLLSNDYIKMEQLADEMFVSKSTVQKDFNKVKRIFYHYEIHLKSKPNYGLKISGSELKLRFCMSEYVFNRKGQEEEKQLKINLSFLSQDHLDCILEIILRQLKFHQISLPDISIKNLLVHIAIAYKRIKQGHNVILCKTDLENIKNQKEYSVAKDIVREIQDIFHVVFPKEEIAYITIHLLGTKMLKYTNKKVDQIIDNRILKAIEYALNKVEEKFHLGIKEDEELIFNLSLHLKPAINRCKYQMNIRNPMLHQIKSYYPLAFDIAVVASVAIEEYTKIFFNEDEVGYLALHFGAAIERKKLKSIPKKCLVVCASGMGTAQLIYYKLKSYFGSSLEVVGTTEYYKLEQTDFSKIDFLVSSIPILKQVEVPVLEVNVIINENDLKKIEKFMLTPKGKINPYFYKDLFFLQRKFKSKEEVLNHLNKRLLQRNLVEDTFLEAIYEREKIAPTSFGNLVAVPHPITAKAKKTFLAVCTLEQPIDWGEKPVQLIFLLCVKKNSQEDLQQMYHLLIKIIQNHSIVQDLIKVRTYKEFRDKIERYINE is encoded by the coding sequence ATGGAAACTATATGGAAGAGATGGAACAAAAAGATTGTTTTATATTTGCTATTAAAAGATATTTCTAAAAATATTGAAAAGGGAGAAGATGATATGTTAGCTTCTAGATCAAAAAAAATATTACAAGAGTTGGTGGCTACAACAAATCCTGTGACAGGATTATACTTAGCAAATATAAATCAGGTAAGTGTTCGAACTATAAGAAATGATATCAAAAATCTTGATTTTATTTTAAAAGCAAATGGAGCTAGGATTTCTTCTGTTATGGGAAAAGGATATCAATTAGAAATTCTTAATTATGAGAATTTTAATGAATTTATTAAAAATTTTATCAATCAATCTTCTTTTCAGAATTCTTATGTTCCTAAAACTTCAGAAGAAAGAGTGATCTATATTATTAAAAAGCTTTTATTAAGCAATGATTATATTAAGATGGAGCAGTTAGCAGATGAAATGTTTGTTAGTAAATCAACTGTTCAGAAAGATTTCAACAAGGTAAAACGAATTTTTTATCATTACGAAATTCATTTAAAATCAAAACCTAATTATGGATTAAAGATATCTGGTAGTGAACTAAAATTACGATTTTGTATGTCAGAATATGTTTTTAATAGAAAAGGACAAGAAGAGGAAAAGCAATTAAAAATCAATTTATCTTTTTTATCGCAAGACCATTTAGACTGCATATTAGAAATTATCTTAAGACAACTAAAATTCCATCAAATCTCATTACCAGATATTTCTATTAAAAATCTTCTTGTTCATATTGCAATTGCTTACAAAAGAATCAAGCAAGGTCACAATGTTATACTGTGTAAAACGGATTTAGAGAATATTAAAAATCAAAAAGAATATTCTGTTGCAAAAGATATTGTACGGGAAATACAAGACATCTTTCATGTAGTTTTTCCAAAAGAAGAAATTGCTTATATTACTATTCATCTTTTAGGAACAAAGATGTTAAAATATACTAATAAAAAAGTAGATCAAATAATAGATAATCGCATATTAAAGGCTATCGAATATGCATTAAATAAAGTAGAGGAAAAATTTCATCTTGGAATTAAAGAAGATGAAGAATTGATTTTTAATCTAAGTTTACATTTAAAACCTGCGATCAATCGTTGCAAATATCAAATGAATATAAGAAATCCTATGTTACACCAGATTAAAAGCTATTACCCATTGGCTTTTGACATTGCTGTTGTAGCTAGTGTAGCTATTGAGGAGTATACTAAAATATTTTTTAATGAAGATGAAGTAGGATATCTTGCACTTCATTTTGGAGCAGCGATTGAAAGAAAAAAACTAAAAAGCATTCCTAAAAAATGTTTGGTTGTTTGTGCATCGGGAATGGGAACTGCTCAATTGATCTATTATAAGTTAAAGTCTTATTTTGGAAGTAGTTTAGAAGTGGTAGGAACTACAGAATACTATAAATTAGAGCAAACAGATTTTAGTAAGATTGATTTTTTAGTAAGTTCCATTCCTATTTTAAAGCAAGTAGAAGTGCCTGTACTTGAAGTCAATGTAATTATAAATGAAAACGATTTGAAGAAAATCGAGAAATTTATGTTAACTCCAAAAGGAAAAATAAATCCCTATTTTTATAAGGATTTATTTTTCCTTCAACGAAAGTTTAAATCAAAAGAGGAAGTATTAAATCATTTAAATAAAAGATTACTTCAAAGGAATTTGGTAGAGGATACTTTTTTAGAGGCAATTTATGAAAGAGAGAAAATTGCACCTACTTCTTTTGGAAATCTTGTTGCAGTACCACATCCTATTACTGCTAAAGCAAAGAAAACTTTTTTAGCAGTTTGTACCTTAGAACAACCTATTGATTGGGGAGAAAAACCAGTACAATTAATCTTTTTATTATGTGTCAAGAAGAATAGTCAAGAAGATTTACAACAAATGTACCATTTACTAATTAAAATTATTCAAAATCATTCTATCGTTCAAGACTTAATAAAAGTAAGAACATATAAAGAATTTAGGGATAAAATTGAAAGATATATAAATGAGTAG
- the thiF gene encoding sulfur carrier protein ThiS adenylyltransferase ThiF, which produces MKIIINGNKMETNYHTAFEAKEKLGTKNDIVILNGFQIDKDSNLHENDVLNIIPKGVIPAKEELETMMMARHTPLVHQKLKKGRVAIAGLGGLGSNVAIMLARIGVGHLLLVDFDMVEPSNLNRQNYTIHHLGMPKTAALKKQIEDINPFIQVKTQQIKVTEKNVKHLFGGYDILCEAFDHPQEKSMLINTALNQLKNIKIVAASGMAGYDSSNLIQTTRPMKNLYLCGDFKNEAKIGRGLMAPRVQICAGHQANMILRLLIGIEKI; this is translated from the coding sequence ATGAAAATAATAATAAATGGGAATAAAATGGAAACAAACTACCATACAGCTTTTGAAGCAAAAGAAAAGCTTGGTACTAAAAATGATATTGTAATTCTTAATGGATTTCAAATTGATAAGGATTCAAACTTACATGAAAATGATGTATTAAATATTATACCTAAGGGAGTTATCCCTGCAAAAGAAGAACTAGAAACTATGATGATGGCACGCCATACTCCCCTTGTACATCAAAAGCTAAAAAAAGGTAGAGTTGCTATCGCTGGATTAGGAGGATTAGGTTCCAATGTTGCAATAATGCTTGCCAGAATAGGAGTAGGTCATCTCCTTTTAGTAGATTTTGATATGGTAGAACCTAGTAATCTCAATAGGCAAAATTATACTATTCATCATTTAGGTATGCCAAAAACCGCTGCCTTAAAAAAACAAATAGAAGATATTAATCCTTTTATTCAAGTAAAAACCCAACAAATAAAAGTAACCGAAAAAAATGTAAAACATCTCTTTGGTGGATATGATATCCTTTGCGAAGCCTTTGATCATCCCCAAGAAAAATCGATGTTAATAAATACAGCTCTAAATCAACTTAAGAATATTAAAATTGTAGCAGCTTCTGGAATGGCAGGATATGATAGTTCTAATCTAATTCAAACCACAAGACCAATGAAAAATTTATATCTATGTGGAGACTTCAAAAATGAAGCAAAAATAGGAAGAGGACTGATGGCACCTAGAGTACAAATCTGTGCAGGTCATCAAGCAAATATGATTTTGCGATTATTAATAGGAATAGAAAAAATATAA
- a CDS encoding glycoside hydrolase family 1 protein — MNLQYEFPEGFWWGSATSATQIEGAAKEEGKGQNIWDYWYSIEPNRFFNNIGPETTSDFYHQYKKDIKLMRKIGHNSFRFSISWSRLIPGGRGKVNSKAVAFYNNVIDQLLENNIEPFVNLFHFDMPLELQNEGGWENREVVEAYAVYARECFRLFGDRVKKWFTFNEPIVPVEGGYLYDFHYPNVVDFKRAVQVAYHTILAHVKAVESFRHFHIKNGKIGIILNLTPSYSRSQNPADLEAANITDLFFNRSFLDPVVLGNYPKELVHILQKYGILPITQKEDFELIKNNTIDFLGVNYYQPRRVKAKENLPNPYGVFMPEWFFDNYEMPGRKMNPYRGWEIYEKGIYDIMINLKKNYRNIESFVSENGLGVESEEKFLKDGYIQDDYRIEFIKEHLKWLYKAIEEGCNVKGYHLWTFMDNWSWTNAYKNRYGLIAIDLNTKKRTPKKSAYWFKDVATYNGF, encoded by the coding sequence ATGAATTTACAATATGAATTTCCTGAAGGTTTTTGGTGGGGAAGCGCGACATCAGCAACTCAAATTGAAGGAGCGGCAAAGGAAGAGGGAAAAGGACAAAACATTTGGGATTATTGGTATTCCATAGAACCCAATCGTTTTTTTAATAATATTGGACCTGAAACGACATCAGACTTTTATCATCAATATAAAAAAGATATTAAATTAATGAGAAAAATTGGTCATAATTCTTTTAGATTTTCTATTTCATGGTCACGTCTTATTCCTGGTGGACGTGGAAAGGTAAATTCCAAAGCCGTAGCTTTTTATAATAATGTTATTGATCAATTATTAGAGAATAATATTGAACCTTTTGTAAATCTATTTCATTTTGATATGCCTTTAGAGCTGCAAAACGAAGGGGGATGGGAAAATAGGGAAGTAGTTGAAGCCTATGCTGTCTATGCTAGGGAATGTTTTCGTTTATTTGGAGATCGTGTAAAAAAATGGTTTACATTTAATGAACCAATTGTACCAGTAGAAGGAGGTTATTTATATGACTTTCATTATCCCAATGTAGTTGATTTTAAAAGAGCTGTCCAGGTTGCTTATCATACAATTCTTGCTCATGTAAAAGCGGTTGAAAGTTTTCGACATTTTCATATTAAAAATGGGAAAATAGGAATCATTTTAAATTTAACTCCCTCTTATTCAAGAAGTCAAAATCCAGCTGATTTAGAAGCTGCAAATATTACAGATTTATTTTTTAATCGTAGTTTTCTTGATCCGGTTGTTTTAGGGAATTATCCTAAAGAACTAGTTCATATTTTACAAAAATATGGAATTTTGCCTATTACTCAGAAAGAAGACTTTGAATTAATTAAAAATAATACAATTGATTTTTTAGGAGTAAATTATTATCAACCTCGAAGAGTAAAAGCAAAGGAAAATCTACCAAATCCATATGGAGTTTTTATGCCAGAATGGTTTTTTGATAATTATGAAATGCCCGGTAGGAAAATGAATCCATATAGGGGATGGGAAATATATGAAAAAGGGATTTATGATATTATGATAAATCTAAAGAAAAATTATAGAAATATTGAAAGTTTTGTCTCTGAAAATGGATTGGGAGTGGAAAGTGAGGAAAAATTTTTGAAGGATGGCTATATTCAAGATGATTATCGGATAGAGTTTATAAAAGAACATTTAAAATGGCTGTATAAAGCAATAGAAGAAGGTTGTAATGTAAAGGGATATCATTTATGGACTTTTATGGATAATTGGTCCTGGACAAATGCATATAAAAATCGTTATGGTTTAATTGCAATAGATTTAAATACAAAAAAAAGAACTCCAAAGAAAAGTGCTTATTGGTTTAAAGATGTTGCTACTTATAATGGATTTTAA
- the manA gene encoding mannose-6-phosphate isomerase, class I — protein MGEPFFLQPIFEEKIWGGIALKDEFGYEIPSEQTGECWAISGHPNAPSVIRDGKFKGKTLQEVWITHPELFGNYNSNRFPLLTKIIDARENLSVQVHPNNEYAKIHENGELGKTECWYIIDCKKDAQLILGHNAKTKEELIYQIEHENWEKLLRRIPIQPGDFFYVPSGTIHALCKGTLVLETQQSSDTTYRVYDYDRVNQNGKKRELHLKQSIDVITVPHQDPKFNISVEERAGMQITTFVKSKYFSVFKWKITGEEQLYQTEPFLLVSVLKGMGDITTSNKIYPFQKGDHFILPATIKDFTIQGDATLIVSHP, from the coding sequence TTGGGAGAACCGTTTTTTTTACAACCTATTTTTGAAGAAAAGATTTGGGGAGGGATTGCATTAAAAGATGAATTTGGTTATGAGATTCCATCTGAACAAACTGGAGAATGTTGGGCTATTTCAGGGCATCCTAATGCGCCAAGTGTTATTCGAGATGGAAAATTCAAAGGGAAAACTCTTCAAGAGGTATGGATAACTCATCCGGAACTTTTTGGCAATTACAATAGTAATAGATTTCCACTCCTCACTAAAATAATAGATGCAAGAGAAAATCTTTCTGTCCAAGTTCATCCTAATAATGAATATGCAAAAATACATGAAAATGGGGAACTTGGAAAAACAGAATGTTGGTATATTATTGATTGTAAAAAAGATGCACAGTTAATATTAGGGCATAACGCGAAAACAAAAGAGGAATTAATTTATCAAATAGAACATGAAAATTGGGAGAAACTTCTTCGTCGTATTCCTATTCAACCAGGAGACTTTTTTTATGTTCCTAGTGGAACCATTCATGCTCTTTGTAAAGGAACGTTAGTTTTAGAAACCCAGCAAAGTTCAGATACGACTTACCGTGTTTATGATTATGATCGAGTAAATCAAAATGGAAAAAAGAGAGAGCTACATTTAAAGCAATCCATTGATGTAATTACAGTTCCACATCAAGATCCGAAATTCAATATTTCAGTAGAAGAAAGGGCAGGAATGCAAATTACTACTTTTGTAAAATCCAAATATTTTTCTGTATTTAAATGGAAGATTACAGGAGAAGAACAATTGTATCAAACAGAGCCATTTTTATTGGTAAGTGTGCTAAAAGGAATGGGAGATATTACTACTTCAAATAAAATTTATCCATTTCAAAAGGGGGACCATTTTATTTTACCTGCAACAATAAAAGACTTTACAATACAGGGAGATGCAACACTTATCGTTTCTCATCCGTAA